TAGATATGCAGACAGAATAATCTTTAGGATAAGAGTCATAAAAGGTGATAGAGGATGATTTGCAAgacaaactttaaagtttaagttTGACAAGCCTTGTTGGGGAAGAAAGACAAAGCACTGAAATAGTTGAGACGGATGGCAGGAAGGGATATCAATTTAGGGGGCCTCGATTTTAAGAAATGAATTCAGGGATCTAGGtgaaatttaaataatatatattttttattttacaaTGGTGCTTGATTTAGATTAAGCTTGTATCAGGTTAAAAACATTTTCCATGACCTAACAATTCATTGGTTCAATCTAGCCATTTGGTGTTTTGTTACCCCCAACGAATGCTCAACCCTAGTATAGAGCATAGTTGCATTCATTTGGGGAGCTAGATACCTGTGCATGCACCACTAATAGTTACCTATTTTTTATGCAGTTTTTCGTAAAAGCTTGCAAGATTGGCTTTAAGGGGTCAAGTATAGAGGATCTCAGAACCAAGGACAATGTCTTTGAGCTTGGGAAGGACATGCTGGGCTGCATTCATCTATGTTCTTCTGGTTTCACATATTTGTAATGGGTTTTACCTGCCGGGAAGCTACATGCACACATATTCAACGGGTCAGGAAATATTTGCAAAAGTCAATTCACTCACATCTATAGAAACTGAGCTTCCCTTCAGCTACTACAGTCTACCATACTGCCAGCCTCATGGCGGGGTAAAGAAAAGTGCAGAGAATCTTGGAGAGTTACTTATGGGCGACCAGATCGACAACTCTCCTTATCGTTTTCGTATGAATATCAATGAGTCAGTTTATCTTTGCACGACAAAACCATTAAGTGAGAATGAGGTGAAGCTCCTCAAACAGAGAACACGCGATCTCTATCAAGTAAATATGATTCTGGACAATTTACCTGCCATGAGGTTTGCCACTCAAAATGGAGTCAAAATTCAATGGACTGGTTTTCCAGTTGGATATACACCACAAAGCTTAGAAGATGATTACATCATCAACCACCTTAAGTTTAAAGTTTTTGTTCATGAGTATGAAGGGACTGGTGTAGAGATAATCGGGACAGGGGAAGAAGGCATGGGTGTAATTTCAGAAGCTGATATGAAGAAAGCATCCGGATATGAGATTGTTGGTTTTGAGGTTTTGCCTTGCAGTGTAAAGTATGATCCTGAAACAATGGCCAAGCTTCATATCTATGACAATGTTACATCTGTAAACTGCCCACTTGAAGTAGACAAGTCTCAAATAATAAGTCAGCAAGAAAGAGTATCATTTACATATGAGGTTGAATTTGTGAAGAGCGATATTAAATGGCCATCCCGGTGGGATGCTTATCTCAAAATGGAAGGTGCTCGTGTCCACTGGTTTTCCATCCTCAACTCGCTGATGGTAATATTCTTTTTAGCTGGTATAGTTTTtgttatatttttaagaacagtCAGGAGAGATCTGACAAAATATGAGGATTTGGACAAAGAAGCTCAGGCACAAATGAATGAAGAGCTCTCAGGGTGGAAGCTTGTTGTAGGTGATGTATTCAGAGAGCCAAAATTTTCAAAGCTACTATGCGTGATGATTGGGGATGGAGTTCAGATTACAGGAATGGCCATTGTGACTATTGTATTTGCTGCATTTGGTTTCATGTCACCAGCTTCACGAGGTATGCTGTTGACCGGAATGATTATCCTTTACCTTTTCCTGGGAACAGGGGCTGGTTATGCAGGTGTACGGTTGTGGTGTACTGTCAAGGGGACTTCAGAAGGGTGGAGGTCCGTCTCTTGGTCAGTTGCGTGTTTCTTCCCAGGCATTGCCTTTGTGATCCTTACTGCACTGAACTTCATTTTATGGGGCAGCAAGAGTACTGGTGCCATTCCCATATACTTGTATTTTATACTATTGTCGCTGTGGTTCTGCATTTCAGTTCCTCTCACCCTATTGGGTGGATACTTGGGGACACGAGCTGAGCCTATCAAGTACCCTGTGAGAACAAACCAGATTCCAAGGGAGATTCCTGCTAGCAAGTATCCATCATGGCTTCTTGTTCTTGGTGCTGGAACCCTCCCATTTGGAACCCTCTTTATAGAGCTTTTCTTCATTCTTTCTAGCATATGGCTTGGAAGGTTTTATTATGTCTTCGGTTTCCTTCTTGTTGTTCTCTTGCTGTTGGTTACTGTGTGTGCTGAAGTGTCCGTGGTCCTCACATACATGCATCTCTGTATTGAGGACTGGCAATGGTGGTGGAAATCATTTTATGCATCAGGTTCTGTTGCCCTGTATGTATTCCTGTACTCCATTAATTACTTGGTCTTTGACCTTCAAAGTTTGAGTGGACCAGTGTCAGCAATTCTTTATCTTGGCTACTCGCTGCTCATTGCAATTGCGATTATGTTATCTACCGGCACCATCGGCTTCCTTACATCTTTCTACTTTGTCCATTACCTTTTCTCATCAGTGAAAATTGACTGAGAAGTTCCTTCAGCAGTGCTCGCTGATTATTGGATAATGAAACAAACTTCTTGGTGCACAGATAAGGGAATCTCCTTCTCCAGACTCTAGTTTTGCTAAAGATGTCCTCAACAACATCTTGTTGCACAATGTTAAAGGGGACATGGCTGATGAATGGTTGGCGCCATCTTATTTTCATTTTCTAGCCTCTAAAGAATATAACAATACATAGTGTTGATCTTATGATTTAGATTTGTTTAGACAACTGTAATCTAGCTATCCTCGTTGGTTTCTGAAATGCATTTACAAATCTTTTACACTTTTGAGTTTTCACTGTGTTGCCTGTATGTTCAGTATATTGTAATTTAACACATGAATTATATTTATTTACTGTTCCTCAAATGTGTTCAAGTGTATATGAAATTTATTTTATCACGATAAAAATCATGTTTCTCTCTGTTTAAGTGTTCTTGTGCTTGTGCATATACATGATTGAAAGGCAGGGCTAATCAAGTATTACAGGTTTGCTTATGAAATTAGTGGTCTAATAGAAACGTTTGTCTGACAGAGTAAGAAAACATTGCATCACGTTTTAAAATTTAAGGAGCAATATAAAGTTAAATATCCATAACGAATACTTTCCCATAAAATTGTTTTTAATCAATCTTTGTAACTAAAGTTAAACAGTTTttttgcaaataaataaataaattatgtataGGTTAAGTCTATATTGCATTATCTTCTATTATTCCGAGTAGGTCTGTCAATAGATCAGTTTGTATCGGGTCGACCTAAATCCATATCCATATTCATTTATTTTTTCGGATTCGGATCGAATCGGGCTCAAATTTTTTATAATGCCGATCCATACGGATCCGTTTGGATCACGGATTTCGAATCAGATATCTGTTACAtttatgcatatttattttttaaataacttATTACAAAAAACTGTTTAAATTAAATTGATAATTCCgataaatattaaaatacaagtaaaataataatttaataatgtCAAAAGTTACAAATTCTAATATAGTCCCAAAAGTTTAAAAACAAATTACATTTTAATGATACTTGAAAAGGTCAACAAAGACGCTTCAGTATATGAAAAAAAAAGTAGCAGTAAGGTAAGAGACTTTAAGCACACTATTTGATAAGCaattaataaaaatatagtaCTAACcgacaaaataaaataaaatatagtatTATTATACTAGATTTCTGGCTAAGGTCTGGATAGTGAGTTTAATGATCATGTAAATTTTGAACTTAAACATGTGTTAAATATATGTTTCTATTGGGTTCTttctctaacaccttaaggttttagatgagctgattatttaacatggtatcagagcttaagGCTGGCGGGAGAACTAATGTTCGATTCCCAGCCATTCCCAACATTTTCACAATTTAATGTGGATCATATTGGAGTCTTCATCTAATACCTTGAAATTTTAAATAAGCTGTGACCTCAACATGATTAAACAATTAATATTGACTAAAGAATAATTCCTACAGTATAACTCACCTCCCTGTATGATCTTTGAACTGTCAAAAGAATCTGTAATATATATAAATGTACTAGACTGTGCAGACTGCAGACTACTGGACCgaataaatatacataatcgGCCTTTGATTCA
This DNA window, taken from Apium graveolens cultivar Ventura unplaced genomic scaffold, ASM990537v1 ctg6694, whole genome shotgun sequence, encodes the following:
- the LOC141703482 gene encoding transmembrane 9 superfamily member 12, which encodes MSLSLGRTCWAAFIYVLLVSHICNGFYLPGSYMHTYSTGQEIFAKVNSLTSIETELPFSYYSLPYCQPHGGVKKSAENLGELLMGDQIDNSPYRFRMNINESVYLCTTKPLSENEVKLLKQRTRDLYQVNMILDNLPAMRFATQNGVKIQWTGFPVGYTPQSLEDDYIINHLKFKVFVHEYEGTGVEIIGTGEEGMGVISEADMKKASGYEIVGFEVLPCSVKYDPETMAKLHIYDNVTSVNCPLEVDKSQIISQQERVSFTYEVEFVKSDIKWPSRWDAYLKMEGARVHWFSILNSLMVIFFLAGIVFVIFLRTVRRDLTKYEDLDKEAQAQMNEELSGWKLVVGDVFREPKFSKLLCVMIGDGVQITGMAIVTIVFAAFGFMSPASRGMLLTGMIILYLFLGTGAGYAGVRLWCTVKGTSEGWRSVSWSVACFFPGIAFVILTALNFILWGSKSTGAIPIYLYFILLSLWFCISVPLTLLGGYLGTRAEPIKYPVRTNQIPREIPASKYPSWLLVLGAGTLPFGTLFIELFFILSSIWLGRFYYVFGFLLVVLLLLVTVCAEVSVVLTYMHLCIEDWQWWWKSFYASGSVALYVFLYSINYLVFDLQSLSGPVSAILYLGYSLLIAIAIMLSTGTIGFLTSFYFVHYLFSSVKID